A genome region from Cervus elaphus chromosome 18, mCerEla1.1, whole genome shotgun sequence includes the following:
- the LOC122674190 gene encoding olfactory receptor 13, with protein sequence MGDNMTSVTEFILLGFPLDTRIQMLLFGLFSLFYVLTLMGNGVILGLISLDSRLHTPMYFFLSHLAIVDMAYACNTVPQMLVNLLSRAKTISFAGCITQTFLFLTFAVTECLLLVVMSYDRYVAICHPLRYSVIMNWRVCIMLVVTSWTIGVLLSLVHLVLLLPLPFCITQKIDHFFCEIMAVLKLACADTHINEIMVLAGAISVLVGPFSSIIISYMCILCAILRLQSGEGQRKAFSTCSSHLCVVGLFYGTAIIMYVGPRYGNPKEQKKYLLLFHSLFNPMLNPLIYTLKNSEVKNAMKKVLGIKRVL encoded by the coding sequence ATGGGAGACAATATGACCTCTGTCACTGAGTTCATCCTCCTGGGATTTCCTCTTGATACAAGGATTCAGATGCTCCTCTTTGGGCTCTTCTCCCTGTTCTATGTCCTCACCCTGATGGGGAACGGGGTCATCCTGGGGCTCATCTCACTGGACTCCAGactgcacacccccatgtacttcttcctctcacACCTGGCCATCGTTGACATGGCCTATGCCTGCAACACGGTGCCCCAGATGCTGGTCAACCTCCTGAGTCGAGCCAAGACCATCTCCTTTGCTGGCTGCATCACACAGACCTTTCTCTTCCTGACATTTGCTGTCACAGAATGTCTGCTCCTGGTGGTGATGTCCTATGATCGgtatgtggccatctgccaccccctcCGGTATTCAGTCATCATGAACTGGAGAGTCTGCATCATGCTGGTGGTGACTTCCTGGACCATTGGAGTCCTTCTGTCTTTGGTTCATCTAGTGTTACTTTTACCCTTACCCTTCTGCATCACCCAGAAAATCgatcatttcttctgtgaaatcATGGCTGTTCTCAAACTTGCTTGTGCAGATACACACATCAATGAGATAATGGTATTGGCTGGAGCAATTTCTGTGCTAGTGGGACCCTTCTCCTCAATTATAATCTCATATATGTGCATCCTCTGTGCCATCCTTAGGCTCCAGTCTGGGGAAGGGCAAAGaaaagccttctccacctgctcatCTCACCTCTGTGTGGTTGGACTCTTTTATGGCACAGCCATTATCATGTATGTTGGACCCAGATATGGGAACCccaaagaacagaagaaatatcTTCTCCTGTTTCACAGCCTTTTCAATCCCATGCTCAATCCCCTTATCTATACGCTTAAGAATTCAGAAGTAAAGAATGCCATGAAGAAAGTGCTGGGAATAAAGAGAGTTTTATGA
- the LOC122674189 gene encoding olfactory receptor 2A1/2A42-like has translation MEKNQTMVTEFILLGFCLGPRIHLFLFGLFFLFYLLTLMGNGVILGLISLDSRLHTPMYFFLSHLAIVDMAYACNTVPQMLVNLLSPAKPISFAGCIIQTFLFLTFALTECLLLVVMSYDRYVAICHPLRYSVLVSWRVSISLVVTSWTCGSLLALVHVGLALRLPFCGPHEINQFFCEILSVLKLACADTRLNQVVIFSACVFILLGPLGLVLLSYMRILASILRIQSGEGRGKAFSTCSSHLCVVGLFFGSAIVTYMAPKSRHPEEQQKILFLFYSLFNPMLNPLIYSLRNAEVKGALRRALFKESHF, from the coding sequence atggagaaaaatcaGACGATGGTGACAGAGTTCATCCTACTGGGATTTTGTCTTGGTCCAAggattcatttattcctttttggACTCTTCTTCCTGTTCTATCTCCTCACCCTGATGGGGAACGGGGTCATCCTGGGGCTCATCTCACTGGACTCCAGactgcacacccccatgtacttcttcctctcacACCTGGCCATCGTTGACATGGCCTACGCCTGCAACACGGTGCCCCAGATGCTGGTCAACCTCCTGAGTCCAGCCAAGCCCATCTCCTTTGCTGGCTGCATCATACAgacctttctttttctgacttttgcTCTGACAGAATGTCTGCTCCTGGTGGTGATGTCCTATGATCGgtatgtggccatctgccaccccctcCGATATTCTGTCCTTGTGAGCTGGAGAGTCAGCATCAGCCTGGTGGTGACTTCCTGGACATGTGGCTCCCTTCTGGCCCTGGTCCATGTGGGTCTCGCCCTGAGACTGCCCTTCTGTGGGCCTCATGAAATCAACCAGTTCTTCTGTGAAATCCTGTCTGTCCTCAAGCTGGCCTGTGCTGACACCAGGCTCAACCAAGTTGTCATCTTCTCGGCCTGTGTGTTTATCTTACTGGGGCCCCTCGGCCTGGTGCTTCTCTCCTACATGCGCATCCTGGCCTCCATCCTAAGGATCCAATCAGGTGAAGGCCGCGGaaaggccttctccacctgctcctcccacctctgcGTAGTCGGGCTCTTCTTTGGCAGTGCCATCGTCACGTACATGGCCCCCAAGTCCCGCCACCCTGAGGAGCAGCAGAagatcctttttctgttttacagtcttttcaaccccatgcTGAACCCGCtgatctacagcctgaggaatgCAGAGGTCAAGGGTGCCCTGAGGAGAGCACTGTTCAAGGAGAGTCATTTCTAA